Part of the Chlamydiota bacterium genome, TCGCCGGAGACTATGTCGAAGCCATGTGGTTAATGCTTCAGCAGAAAGAGCCAAAGGATTATGTCGTTTCGACCGACAAAAATCATTCGGTAAAAGAATTTGTGGAAATTGCATTTCGCCATGCAGGTCTTGATTGGAAAAATCATGTTGTGATTGATCCCAAATACATTCGACCCGCGGAAGTAGATACTCTCTTGGGAAGTTCTGTAAAAGCCCGGAAAGAATTGGGGTGGAAACCCAGTCTTAACTTTGAAGGGCTTGTGAAATTAATGGTCGACTCTGACCTTAAGTTGGTAGATCAGCTGATTCAACAAAAGGAAAAAAATCTTATCTCTGGGGTCACACATTGAAGGTTCTTATCACCGGAATATCAGGTTTTGCAGGTAGTCATCTTGCACGCTACATTCTCAATCTTAAAGACCCATCTATTCTCTTAAGCGGAACTTATCTTCATCAAGAAGAGACTCAAAAAAATCTTGAGGAAGTTGCGACTCATCTTCAACTCTTTCAATGTGATGTATCAAAATCTTTAGAAATTGAACGAATTCTTGAAGAAGTAAGGCCGGATCTTATTTTTCATCTTGCAGGAACTGCTTACGTCCCACAAGCAGAAAAAAACAGGATACTCACTTATGAAGTCAATACCCTCAGTGTGGAGCATCTTCTTTCGGGTGTGATTAAAAAATGTCCCAAGGCTAAAACAATTCTTGTTAGCACCAGCGAGGTTTATGGTAAGGTTTCACCCATCGATATTCCTTTAAGAGAAACTCAAAAAATTAATCCCTGCAACGTCTATGGATCCTCCAAAGCCATGATGGAACTGATCGCACGTTGCTATATCAATCAAAGGGGTCTTAAAATTATTATTTTAAGGCCCTTTAACCATATGGGTCCTTATCAGGCAGATTCTTTTGTAATCGCTAATTTTTCAAGACAAATTGCTGGAATCAAGTTGGGTCTGGCACACCCTTATCTTGAAGTGGGAGA contains:
- a CDS encoding GDP-mannose 4,6-dehydratase, with amino-acid sequence MKVLITGISGFAGSHLARYILNLKDPSILLSGTYLHQEETQKNLEEVATHLQLFQCDVSKSLEIERILEEVRPDLIFHLAGTAYVPQAEKNRILTYEVNTLSVEHLLSGVIKKCPKAKTILVSTSEVYGKVSPIDIPLRETQKINPCNVYGSSKAMMELIARCYINQRGLKIIILRPFNHMGPYQADSFVIANFSRQIAGIKLGLAHPYLEVGDLEPERDFTDVRDTVRGYWLASQKGQNGEIYNLSSGKAYSIREISSMLITLAACPIEIRQDPTRMRKSDLPLLVGSFEKLKRDTGWTPEHSLNSTLKDTLDFWINHEKSKNQTSKIKMTM